The Chlorocebus sabaeus isolate Y175 chromosome 1, mChlSab1.0.hap1, whole genome shotgun sequence genome includes a region encoding these proteins:
- the CHST1 gene encoding carbohydrate sulfotransferase 1 — translation MQCSWKAVLLLALASIAIQYTAIRTFTAKSFHTCPGLAEAGLAERLCEESPTFAYNLSRKTHILILATTRSGSSFVGQLFNQHLDVFYLFEPLYHVQNTLIPRFTQGKSPADRRVMLGASRDLLRSLYDCDLYFLENYIKPPPVNHTTDRIFRRGASRVLCSRPVCDPPGPADLVLEEGDCVRKCGLLNLTVAAEACRERSHVAIKTVRVPEVNDLRALVEDPRLNLKVIQLVRDPRGILASRSETFRDTYRLWRLWYGTGRKPYNLDVTQLTTVCEDFSNSVSTGLMRPPWLKGKYMLVRYEDLARNPMKKTEEIYGFLGIPLDSHVARWIQNNTRGDPTLGKHKYGTVRNSAATAEKWRFRLSYDIVAFAQNACQQVLAQLGYKIAASEEELKNPSVSLVEERDFRPFS, via the coding sequence ATGCAATGTTCCTGGAAGGCCGTCCTCCTCCTTGCCCTGGCCTCCATTGCCATCCAGTACACGGCCATCCGCACCTTCACCGCCAAGTCCTTTCACACCTGCCCCGGGCTGGCGGAGGCCGGACTGGCCGAGCGACTGTGTGAGGAGAGCCCCACCTTCGCCTACAACCTTTCCCGCAAGACCCACATCCTCATCCTGGCCACTACGCGCAGCGGCTCCTCCTTCGTGGGCCAGCTCTTCAACCAGCACCTGGACGTCTTCTACCTGTTTGAGCCCCTCTACCACGTCCAGAACACGCTCATCCCCCGCTTCACCCAGGGCAAGAGCCCGGCCGACCGGCGGGTCATGCTGGGCGCCAGCCGAGACCTCCTGCGGAGCCTCTACGACTGCGACCTCTACTTCCTGGAGAACTACATCAAGCCGCCGCCGGTCAACCACACCACCGACAGGATCTTTCGCCGCGGGGCCAGCCGGGTCCTTTGCTCCCGGCCTGTGTGCGACCCTCCGGGGCCAGCCGACCTGGTCCTGGAGGAGGGGGACTGCGTGCGCAAGTGCGGGCTACTCAACCTGACGGTGGCGGCAGAGGCGTGCCGCGAGCGCAGCCACGTGGCCATCAAGACGGTGCGCGTGCCCGAGGTGAACGACCTGCGCGCCCTGGTGGAAGACCCGCGGTTAAACCTCAAGGTCATCCAGCTGGTCCGAGACCCCCGCGGCATTCTGGCTTCGCGCAGCGAGACCTTCCGGGACACGTACCGGCTCTGGCGGCTCTGGTACGGCACAGGGAGGAAACCCTACAACCTGGACGTGACGCAGCTGACCACAGTGTGCGAGGACTTCTCCAACTCCGTGTCCACCGGCCTCATGCGGCCCCCGTGGCTCAAGGGCAAGTACATGTTGGTGCGCTATGAGGACCTGGCCCGGAATCCCATGAAGAAGACCGAGGAGATCTACGGGTTCCTGGGCATCCCGCTGGACAGCCACGTGGCCCGCTGGATCCAGAACAACACGCGGGGCGACCCCACCCTGGGCAAGCACAAATACGGCACCGTGCGAAACTCGGCGGCCACTGCCGAGAAGTGGCGCTTCCGCCTCTCCTACGACATCGTGGCCTTTGCCCAGAACGCCTGCCAGCAGGTGCTGGCCCAGCTGGGCTACAAGATCGCCGCCTCGGAGGAGGAGCTGAAGAACCCCTCGGTCAGCCTGGTGGAGGAGCGGGACTTCCGCCCCTTCTCGTGA